In Amaranthus tricolor cultivar Red isolate AtriRed21 chromosome 3, ASM2621246v1, whole genome shotgun sequence, a single window of DNA contains:
- the LOC130808243 gene encoding uncharacterized protein LOC130808243, whose amino-acid sequence MTRAEMWTPKKPCRELDRLRDCRKVLDSMTETQVEWTPYNSAAGALLNDHPRTTVIGGITCFDVVEVYLPERTLRQIGFVQAIPPAPIRPAKAVRPAHGTYYVTFPSAAVYLEAWSRFLYSARLVEQGLRRASVPFEAEPNYVDWFKVCSHPYIAPDEGPTSGPGPSQSRSEYFLNEWPSRFGPLARLPAKVADLNPRQRHALEIYQKQRENSKDEFTTIRLSERRDVRILTPQFEIPGSATAQA is encoded by the exons atgactagggcggagatgtggacacCGAAAAAACCATGTCGTGAGCTGGACAGGTTGAGGGACTGCCGCAAGGTTCTTGATTCaatgacggagactcag gttgaatggactccctacaattctgctgctggtgcgttgctgaatgatcacccacgcaccaccgtaatcgggggtatcacgtgctttgatgttgtggaggtgtatttgccggagcggacattgcgacagattgggttcgtgcaggctattcctcccgctcctattagaccagccaaggctgtccgaccggcacacggtacctactacgtgacctttccttctgctgctgtatatttggaggcatggagtaggttcctcTATAGTGCCCGCCTTGTTGAGCAGGGACTTCGTCGGGCTTCTGTTCCTTTTGAGgctgaacctaattacgttgatTGGTTCAAAGTGTGCTCACACCCGTACATAGCCCCGGACGAAGGGCCTACTTCCGGTCCTGGTCCTTCTCAGAGCAGATCTGAATAC TTCCTGAATGAATGGCCCAGTCGATTCGGTCCACTGGCAAGACTACCTGCTAAGGTTGCGGATTTGAACCcccgtcaacgacatgcgttagaaatataccAAAAGCAAAGGGAAAACTCGAAggatgaattt aCGACGATCAGATTATCCGAACGACGTGACGTTCGGATTTTGACCCCCCAATttgaaattcctgggtccgccactgcTCAGGCTTAG